The Streptomyces sp. DG1A-41 genomic sequence CGCGGCGTCAGACTCGTACGTACACCCCCGCTCGCGCCGCAGTCGCCGCCGCCTCCGCCGCCCGGTCGGCCATCGTCTCGTCGAGGCGGCTGCCGCTGACCAGCAGGTGGTAGTAGAGCGGGGCGGAGACGGCACGGACCACTTCGTGCGTGTCGGTGCCCTCGGGTACCTCGCCACGGTCGACGGCCTGCCGGACGCAGGGGGCCCACTCCCTGACGCGGATGTCGTAGAAGCGGTGCAGCGCCGCCGCCGTCTTCGTGTCGCCGGTGGCGGCGGCGATCAGCGCCTTGAACAGCGGCCCCTGTCGAGGGTCCGCCAAAGTCCGCTGCACCAGCCGGGCGTTCGCCGTCAGGTCGCCGAGCAGTGAACCGGTCTCGGTGCGCGGCGCCGACTGCTCGGCCATGTCCGCCAGGAGGTCCGCCACCAGCCCGGTCACCGTCCCCCAGCGGCGGTAGACGGTCGTTTTGCCGACACCGGCACGGCGAGCGATGTCCGCCAGGTCCAGGCCGGTGAAGCCCCGCTCGGTCAGGGCGTCCTCGGCCGCGCGCAGCACCGCCTCACGGACCCGTGCCGTGCGCCCCCCGGGCCGCACGGTCCCCGGCTCGCCCCCATCAGCCATAACGGCACTCCCGTTCCATCAAGACCTTCCCTCTGTTACTTTAATGGCAATTAACGAAACCACAGACCCATTAACAGGCCCGGGAGGGGACCGAGATGGAATACAGGCGACTGGGCGCGTCGGGACTCATGGTTCCGGCGCTGAGCTTCGGAGCGGGAACCTTCGGCGGCCGGGGCCCGCTGTTCGGCGCGTGGGGCAGCACCGACGCGCGGGAGGCGCGGCGCCTGGTGGACATCTGCCTGGACGCGGGCATCACGATGTTCGACACCGCCGACATCTACTCCGCCGGCGCGTCCGAGGAGACGCTCGGGGAGGCGATCAAGGGCCGCCGGGACCAGGTGATCGTCTCCACCAAGACGAGTCTGCCGATGGGCGACGGACCGGGCGACGCGGGCTCCTCCCGCTCCCGGCTGATCCGTGCCTGCGAGGACGCCCTGCGCAGGCTGGGCACGGACCACCTCGACCTCTTCCAGCTCCACGCCTTCGACGCCGGGACACCGGTGGAGGAGGTGCTGGAGACGCTCGACTCGCTCGTGCGAGCGGGCAAGGTGCGTTACACCGGCGTCTCCAACTTCTCCGGCTGGCAGGTGATGAAGTCCCTCGCGGCAGCGGAGCGGCATGGCCACCCGCGCTATGTGGCCCACCAGGTGTACTACTCCCTCATCGGCCGCGACTACGAGTGGGAGCTGATGCCGCTCGCCCTCGACCAATGCCTCGGCGCCATCGTCTGGAGCCCTCTGGGCTGGGGCCGCCTCACCGGCAAGATCCGTCGCGGCACACCGCTCCCGTCCGGCAGCCGACTGCACCGCACCGCCGACTACGGGCCGCCCGTCACCGACGAGCACCTCTACGGCGTGATCGACGCACTGGACGAGATCGCCGAGGAGACGGGCAAGGCGGTGCCGCAGATCGCCCTCAACTGGCTGCTACAGCGGCCGACGGTGTCCTCCGTGCTCATCGGCGCCCGCGACGAGCAGCAGTTGCGCCAGAACCTCGGCGCACTCGGCTGGACCCTCTCCCCCGAGCAGGTGGCGAAGCTCGACGCAGCGAGCCACCGCCCTGCGCCGTACCCCTACTTCCCCTATGAGCGGCAGGAGGGCTTCGCCCGCCTGAACCCGCCGGTGTTCGCGGCACCGGGCCGGGCGGCATGACGAAGCGCCGGACACCCCGCGGAACAGGGCACCCGGCGCTCGGGATCAGGTCGGACCGGGTCAGCGCGAGTACCGCATGAGCGCCCTCACCATGTGGCACGT encodes the following:
- a CDS encoding TetR/AcrR family transcriptional regulator gives rise to the protein MADGGEPGTVRPGGRTARVREAVLRAAEDALTERGFTGLDLADIARRAGVGKTTVYRRWGTVTGLVADLLADMAEQSAPRTETGSLLGDLTANARLVQRTLADPRQGPLFKALIAAATGDTKTAAALHRFYDIRVREWAPCVRQAVDRGEVPEGTDTHEVVRAVSAPLYYHLLVSGSRLDETMADRAAEAAATAARAGVYVRV
- a CDS encoding aldo/keto reductase — translated: MEYRRLGASGLMVPALSFGAGTFGGRGPLFGAWGSTDAREARRLVDICLDAGITMFDTADIYSAGASEETLGEAIKGRRDQVIVSTKTSLPMGDGPGDAGSSRSRLIRACEDALRRLGTDHLDLFQLHAFDAGTPVEEVLETLDSLVRAGKVRYTGVSNFSGWQVMKSLAAAERHGHPRYVAHQVYYSLIGRDYEWELMPLALDQCLGAIVWSPLGWGRLTGKIRRGTPLPSGSRLHRTADYGPPVTDEHLYGVIDALDEIAEETGKAVPQIALNWLLQRPTVSSVLIGARDEQQLRQNLGALGWTLSPEQVAKLDAASHRPAPYPYFPYERQEGFARLNPPVFAAPGRAA